A region of the Pseudarthrobacter phenanthrenivorans Sphe3 genome:
TGGATTGGGTCAGCCGGCATGCTGCCCCTTGACCGCCGTTCCCTCCCCCGCTGTGGCCGCCGCCGGCCGGTGCCCCTTTTTCGCCAGCTGGATCTGCTCGTACACGTGGTGCCGCAGTTCCGTGAAGCGCGGCAGGGAACGGGTGTTCAGCTGGTCGCGCTCCGCCGGAAGGTCGATCGGGATATCCTCCTGGATCACGGTGGGTGAACTGGAAAGGATGATGACGCGCTCGCCAAGGTAGACCGATTCGTCAATGTCGTGCGTCACGAAGAGCACGGTCACCCCCAGCTTCTTCCAGACCACGCGGATGAGGTCCTCCAGGTCGGCCCTGGTCTGCGCATCCACGGCCGCGAACGGCTCGTCCATCAGCAGGACCTCGGGCTGGTACGCGATAGCCCGGGCAATGGCCACGCGCTGCTGCATGCCGCCGGAGAGCTGCCAGGGGTAGGACCGCGGGACGTGCGAGAGCCCGACCGCTTCGAGAGCGTCGTCCACCAGGCGGTCGCGTTCAGCTTTGGGGACACCCTGGTTCTTCAGCGGCAGTTCCACGTTGTCCCGGACCCGCATCCAGGGGAACAGCGAGCGTCCGTATTCCTGGAACACCACTGCCATCTTCTTGGGCGGACCGGTGACCCGCTTGCCGTCCAGGAGAACTTCGCCTTCGGTAGGTGCCATTAGCCCGGAGATGCATTTGAGCAGCGTGGTCTTTCCTGAGCCTGAAGGCCCCACAAGGCACGCCAGCTCGCCTGCCCGCAGGTCAAAGGTGAGGTTGCGGACGGCCTCGACGTCGCCGC
Encoded here:
- a CDS encoding ABC transporter ATP-binding protein, coding for MQPDPTRTNTEPTLSVRGLKKVYQSDGGDVEAVRNLTFDLRAGELACLVGPSGSGKTTLLKCISGLMAPTEGEVLLDGKRVTGPPKKMAVVFQEYGRSLFPWMRVRDNVELPLKNQGVPKAERDRLVDDALEAVGLSHVPRSYPWQLSGGMQQRVAIARAIAYQPEVLLMDEPFAAVDAQTRADLEDLIRVVWKKLGVTVLFVTHDIDESVYLGERVIILSSSPTVIQEDIPIDLPAERDQLNTRSLPRFTELRHHVYEQIQLAKKGHRPAAATAGEGTAVKGQHAG